In Turicibacter sanguinis, a genomic segment contains:
- a CDS encoding GNAT family N-acetyltransferase, translating to MIRKASLNDYNQISKLVSEVHQLHVLNRPDVYLDLKQPFSYDSFLQLLEEPTSNLFVIENSNQNLIGYGIINFLKTRSLTIMKPSTIAYIDDFCISFSYQHQGYGAQLFDYLKEYAKEQGATSLQLTVWEFNEPAIAFYEKMGMSTRNRRLELPLK from the coding sequence ATGATTCGCAAGGCTTCTTTAAATGACTACAATCAAATCTCAAAACTAGTTTCAGAAGTTCATCAACTTCACGTCCTAAATCGACCAGATGTCTATTTGGATCTAAAACAACCATTTTCATACGATTCTTTTCTTCAGTTACTTGAAGAACCAACCTCAAATCTTTTCGTCATCGAAAATTCTAATCAAAACCTCATCGGATACGGTATCATCAACTTCCTTAAAACACGTTCACTCACCATCATGAAGCCATCAACAATCGCCTACATTGATGATTTTTGTATCTCATTTTCTTACCAACATCAAGGCTATGGTGCACAACTTTTTGATTACTTAAAAGAATATGCCAAAGAACAAGGTGCTACCTCTTTACAACTGACGGTTTGGGAGTTTAATGAACCAGCTATAGCTTTTTATGAAAAAATGGGCATGAGTACGAGAAACAGACGATTAGAATTGCCGTTAAAATAA
- the dnaI gene encoding primosomal protein DnaI, with amino-acid sequence MKRLGDLIPKTFGAEQAYQELLNEPEIAQALKCHESEVDMSRLSSFISDLDEYSRNKSKCEGCLGLDYCKQPVKGHRPELEPRYKQLKIAYTPCHYELNQKHLANIKSFHMPGDIVNANFERFIMDPERVEFYEKATLFINEYMTNKKGRGLYLYGPFGTGKTYMLSAIANILSQRGIVCGLVYFPELVAEIKSGFNSDNNSGYDKIEQLKQIDVLMLDDIGSESMTSWMRDEVLGRILNYRMHQGLPTFFTSNLDYEQLRHHYSYTQKGEVEEIKGARILERIKALSVPVAITGTNYRQNR; translated from the coding sequence ATGAAACGATTAGGTGATTTAATACCGAAAACGTTTGGAGCTGAGCAGGCATATCAAGAGTTATTAAATGAACCAGAGATTGCACAGGCATTAAAATGTCATGAGTCTGAGGTGGATATGTCACGTCTGTCGAGCTTTATATCCGATTTAGATGAGTATTCACGAAATAAATCCAAATGTGAGGGTTGTCTAGGATTAGATTATTGTAAGCAACCCGTTAAAGGACATCGACCAGAACTTGAACCAAGGTATAAGCAACTTAAGATTGCATATACGCCTTGTCATTATGAGTTAAATCAAAAACATTTAGCGAATATTAAAAGTTTTCATATGCCGGGTGATATTGTAAATGCGAATTTTGAACGATTTATCATGGATCCTGAGCGTGTCGAGTTTTATGAAAAAGCAACTTTATTTATTAATGAATACATGACAAATAAAAAAGGTCGCGGTCTTTATTTATATGGGCCTTTTGGCACAGGGAAAACATATATGTTAAGCGCCATTGCAAATATCTTATCTCAACGTGGAATTGTTTGTGGCTTAGTTTACTTTCCTGAATTGGTTGCTGAAATTAAATCAGGATTTAATAGTGACAATAATAGTGGATATGATAAAATTGAACAATTAAAGCAAATCGATGTCTTGATGCTAGATGATATTGGAAGTGAATCGATGACGAGCTGGATGCGGGATGAAGTGCTTGGCCGTATTTTAAATTATCGAATGCATCAGGGGCTTCCAACTTTTTTCACTTCGAACTTGGATTATGAACAATTACGTCATCATTATTCTTATACTCAAAAAGGAGAAGTTGAGGAAATTAAGGGGGCACGTATTTTAGAACGTATCAAAGCTTTAAGTGTTCCTGTCGCTATTACTGGAACAAATTATCGTCAAAATCGCTAA
- the coaE gene encoding dephospho-CoA kinase (Dephospho-CoA kinase (CoaE) performs the final step in coenzyme A biosynthesis.) gives MLVVGLTGGISSGKSTVTQLFLDKGVTVLDADLIVRQMQQPNTVLLKRLADVFGQDIILADGNLDRGGLGRLIFQDKAAKAKLDEIMKPLIREKLVEGIELAKKANESMVVLDMPLLYEFEFESLTDVTIVVYVSQETQIKRLMARDQIEEAYALAKINSQMSLDKKRDLANFVLVNEGKVSELRTQFETLYHQLCCCLKHSHN, from the coding sequence ATGTTAGTAGTTGGATTAACGGGTGGAATTTCATCAGGAAAAAGTACGGTCACTCAGTTGTTTTTAGACAAGGGTGTGACGGTTTTAGATGCTGATTTAATTGTCAGACAGATGCAACAACCAAATACGGTACTTCTAAAAAGATTAGCAGATGTATTTGGACAGGATATTATTTTAGCGGATGGGAACCTAGACCGCGGGGGGCTAGGGCGTTTAATTTTTCAAGATAAGGCTGCAAAAGCAAAATTAGATGAAATTATGAAACCCTTAATCCGTGAAAAGTTAGTAGAAGGGATTGAACTCGCGAAAAAAGCTAATGAATCGATGGTGGTTCTCGATATGCCACTTTTATATGAGTTTGAGTTTGAATCACTGACGGATGTGACGATTGTCGTTTATGTCAGTCAGGAAACGCAAATTAAACGACTGATGGCAAGAGACCAAATCGAGGAGGCCTATGCGCTCGCCAAGATTAATTCTCAGATGTCACTGGATAAAAAACGTGATCTTGCGAACTTCGTTTTAGTTAACGAAGGTAAAGTCAGTGAGTTACGAACTCAGTTTGAGACACTGTATCATCAGTTATGCTGCTGTCTTAAACATAGTCATAATTAA
- the infC gene encoding translation initiation factor IF-3 → MLIISKKNVKNESLVNEDIRAKEMLVIGPNREQLGLMQRKDALRAASEQNLDLVCVAPQANPIVCRIMDYGKYRYEQQRHAREARKNQVVVSLKEVRLSPNIDQHDFNTKLKNAQKFLSKGDKVKVSVRFKGREIAHTEFGRNVLTRFAEGCAEIADLESNPKLDGRSMFLVLAPKKK, encoded by the coding sequence GTGCTCATCATTAGCAAGAAGAATGTAAAAAACGAGAGCTTAGTCAACGAGGATATCCGCGCTAAGGAGATGTTAGTCATTGGTCCTAACCGCGAACAACTTGGTTTAATGCAACGCAAAGATGCTTTACGTGCTGCTTCTGAACAAAATTTAGATTTAGTATGTGTAGCACCACAAGCTAATCCGATTGTTTGTCGTATTATGGATTACGGTAAATACCGTTACGAACAACAAAGACATGCTCGCGAAGCGAGAAAAAACCAAGTGGTTGTAAGTCTTAAAGAAGTTCGTTTAAGTCCTAACATTGATCAGCATGATTTTAATACTAAATTAAAAAATGCTCAAAAATTCCTTAGTAAAGGTGATAAAGTTAAAGTTAGCGTACGTTTCAAAGGGCGTGAAATTGCTCATACAGAATTCGGTCGCAATGTTTTAACTCGCTTTGCTGAAGGGTGTGCTGAAATCGCAGACCTTGAATCAAATCCAAAACTTGACGGACGTTCAATGTTTCTCGTTTTAGCACCAAAGAAAAAGTAG
- the mutM gene encoding DNA-formamidopyrimidine glycosylase yields the protein MPELPEVETVKNVLNSQIKGLRIKEIELRYEPMVKNMSADVFKEKLTNQVIEEISRRGKYLVFHFQDYQLLSHLRMEGKYFYEADDFELNKHIHAIFKLDNGRQLLYQDTRKFGTFHLYEKGQDLEETSAFKVLGVEPFSDEFTPAYVKGKIKGKKKPIKSLLLDQSVVCGLGNIYVDEVLFRAKIHPLTPSYELSDNEIENVVKYTVEVLAKAISLGGTTIRTFTSTHGVSGTFQEELLVHQRLGEVCKICETPIEKIKVGGRGTYFCPTCQIIKS from the coding sequence ATGCCAGAATTACCAGAAGTTGAAACAGTTAAAAATGTGTTAAATAGCCAGATTAAAGGCTTAAGAATAAAAGAGATTGAGTTACGATACGAACCGATGGTTAAAAATATGAGTGCAGATGTTTTTAAAGAAAAGCTAACGAATCAAGTGATAGAAGAGATTAGTCGTCGCGGGAAGTATTTAGTTTTTCATTTTCAAGATTATCAACTCCTTTCGCATCTTCGTATGGAAGGTAAGTACTTTTATGAGGCAGATGATTTTGAATTAAACAAGCATATTCATGCTATCTTTAAACTCGATAATGGACGTCAGTTACTTTATCAAGATACGCGTAAATTTGGGACGTTTCATTTATATGAAAAAGGTCAAGATTTAGAAGAAACCTCTGCTTTTAAAGTGCTTGGGGTGGAACCTTTTTCAGATGAGTTTACCCCAGCGTATGTTAAAGGAAAAATAAAAGGGAAAAAGAAACCGATTAAGTCATTATTACTAGATCAAAGTGTAGTTTGTGGACTGGGTAATATTTATGTAGATGAGGTGTTATTTAGGGCAAAGATTCATCCTTTAACCCCAAGCTATGAATTATCCGACAACGAGATTGAAAATGTGGTAAAATATACAGTAGAGGTGTTAGCAAAAGCCATCTCATTAGGTGGGACAACCATTCGAACCTTTACATCCACACATGGTGTATCAGGAACGTTTCAAGAAGAGTTGTTAGTTCATCAACGATTGGGTGAAGTGTGTAAAATCTGTGAAACCCCTATTGAGAAAATTAAGGTTGGTGGACGTGGAACTTACTTTTGTCCAACATGCCAAATAATTAAGTCTTAA
- a CDS encoding replication initiation and membrane attachment family protein has translation MGVSLKPNTTFDLSPIQMMTSEEIQVLTLLYQPIIGPQAVSLFTTLNTLALKKQEQSLTHHLLLQLLNTNIEEFLEWRYKLEAVGLVSVYITEESHHITYVLKRPMKARAFFSDGIINVFLNLKVGNVDYQALKQFFIEDAFKAEGKNVSKPFNEVFDTTVLLRNSQTLQASPLPVSEMKREGVELEKAFNEELLFALLKQFGLDDQILSDKLLDQINKIAFLYKLDESELARLIFDALDSDGFVNLEVFRKQAKQYFQFLNKGKPIEVVEVSQVNQETMISEANAASAKEKQLLIHLSQHPLSFLKFKQHQKEPVPADRQLVEWLVVDQQMPSGVVNVLIDYVLNISDGRLPKQLVEKIAGEWQRKEIDNTEKAIAQVKSTLKAKQKRENEKTMPAASKPSYQKSARVVRQEQVPDWLKAPQTQESNKKTLSEEDLQKIERMKQLQSQILNGKG, from the coding sequence ATGGGAGTATCTCTTAAACCGAATACAACATTCGACTTAAGTCCCATTCAAATGATGACTTCGGAAGAAATACAAGTTTTGACGTTGCTGTATCAACCCATTATTGGTCCGCAAGCCGTGAGTTTATTTACGACTTTAAATACGTTAGCACTAAAAAAACAGGAACAATCTTTAACGCATCATTTGTTATTACAGTTACTCAATACGAATATTGAGGAGTTTTTAGAGTGGCGTTATAAATTAGAAGCCGTTGGATTAGTTTCTGTGTATATCACCGAAGAATCTCATCATATAACGTATGTTTTAAAAAGACCGATGAAAGCTCGTGCCTTTTTTAGCGATGGAATTATTAATGTCTTTTTAAATTTAAAAGTTGGGAATGTAGATTATCAAGCATTAAAGCAATTTTTTATTGAAGATGCTTTTAAAGCAGAAGGAAAAAATGTCTCAAAACCATTTAATGAAGTATTTGATACGACGGTGTTACTTCGTAACTCTCAAACCCTACAAGCTAGTCCACTGCCGGTTAGTGAGATGAAGCGTGAGGGAGTAGAGCTAGAGAAAGCCTTTAATGAAGAGTTACTATTTGCTTTACTCAAGCAGTTTGGACTCGATGATCAAATTTTATCGGATAAACTTCTCGATCAAATTAATAAGATTGCCTTTTTATATAAATTAGATGAAAGTGAATTAGCTCGTCTTATTTTTGATGCTTTAGATAGTGATGGCTTCGTCAACTTAGAGGTATTTAGAAAACAAGCGAAACAATATTTTCAATTTCTAAATAAAGGAAAGCCAATCGAGGTGGTGGAAGTTTCGCAGGTTAATCAAGAGACCATGATTAGTGAAGCGAATGCGGCAAGTGCAAAGGAAAAACAATTATTGATTCATCTGTCACAACATCCACTTAGTTTCTTGAAGTTTAAGCAACATCAAAAAGAACCTGTTCCAGCCGATCGTCAATTAGTTGAGTGGTTAGTGGTGGATCAACAAATGCCATCCGGTGTTGTGAATGTGTTGATTGATTATGTGTTAAATATTTCAGATGGGCGATTGCCAAAGCAATTGGTTGAAAAAATTGCGGGTGAATGGCAGCGTAAAGAGATTGATAATACTGAAAAAGCAATTGCTCAAGTTAAGTCAACGCTTAAAGCGAAGCAAAAACGTGAAAATGAAAAAACGATGCCAGCAGCAAGTAAACCATCTTATCAAAAATCAGCGAGAGTAGTTCGTCAAGAGCAAGTTCCTGATTGGCTGAAAGCACCGCAAACGCAAGAATCGAATAAAAAAACATTGAGTGAAGAAGATTTACAAAAGATTGAACGCATGAAACAATTACAGAGTCAGATTCTAAATGGGAAAGGGTGA
- the thrS gene encoding threonine--tRNA ligase: MINITFPDGNVKQFENGVTADAIAHSISPGLRKKCVAAKINGHLYDLSRPIEADAKIELITNDRPEAWEIINHSAAHLMAAAIKRLYPDAKFGVGPAIEDGFYYDIDTESKISEADLPAIEKMMQKISSEALPIIRQELSREEAKELFAADEYKLELIDAIKEGEIITTYSEGDFTDLCSGVHVPNTKDVKFFKLLSVAGAYWRGDSDNKMLTRIYGAAALSKDALADHLRILEERKERDHKKLGRELELFTFSPLVGQGLPIWLPNGMKVRQQIERYITELEEDYGYQHVATPVMGSVDLYRTSGHWAHYQEDMFVPMEMDNEELVLRPMSCPHHMMVYKTKLRSYRDLPIRYAEQVIQHRFEASGALTGLERVRAMTLTDSHLFVRPDQIKEEFSRCLELIHRVIKDFGVEINYYRLSLRDPENKEKYFDDDQMWENAESMLRETLIENNIPFIEAEGEAAFYGPKLDIQIKTALGHDITMSTIQLDFLLPERFDLTYVSETGEKVRPVVMHRGLIGTYERFMAYLIETYKGAFPLWLAPTQVTVIPVNNQYHLEYAKEVAKELRKYRVRLEIDEREEKMGYKIRESQTKKIPMSIVLGDKEVANNEVTFRRFGEQKTQTLPLKEFVHFLVEEIAERKNYKPE, encoded by the coding sequence ATGATTAACATTACTTTCCCAGATGGGAATGTGAAACAATTTGAAAATGGAGTTACTGCAGATGCGATTGCGCACTCTATTTCACCAGGATTACGTAAAAAATGTGTGGCTGCTAAAATTAACGGACATTTATATGATTTAAGTCGTCCAATTGAAGCAGATGCAAAAATTGAATTAATTACAAATGATCGTCCAGAAGCGTGGGAAATTATTAACCATTCGGCTGCTCACTTAATGGCTGCCGCTATTAAACGTCTTTATCCAGATGCAAAATTTGGAGTAGGACCTGCGATTGAAGATGGATTCTATTATGATATTGATACAGAATCAAAAATTTCAGAAGCTGATTTACCAGCTATTGAAAAAATGATGCAAAAAATTTCTTCAGAAGCTTTACCGATTATTCGTCAAGAATTAAGCCGTGAAGAAGCAAAAGAATTATTTGCAGCTGATGAATATAAATTAGAATTAATTGATGCGATTAAAGAAGGTGAAATCATCACAACTTATTCAGAAGGTGATTTTACAGATCTTTGTAGCGGAGTACATGTTCCAAATACAAAAGATGTTAAGTTCTTTAAATTATTAAGTGTAGCAGGAGCTTACTGGCGAGGAGATAGCGACAATAAAATGTTAACTCGTATTTACGGGGCAGCTGCTTTATCTAAAGATGCTTTAGCTGATCACTTACGTATTTTAGAAGAGCGTAAGGAACGTGATCATAAAAAATTAGGACGTGAATTAGAATTATTCACATTCAGTCCATTAGTAGGTCAAGGATTACCAATCTGGTTACCAAATGGTATGAAAGTTCGTCAACAAATCGAACGATATATTACTGAATTAGAAGAAGATTACGGATACCAACACGTAGCAACTCCAGTTATGGGATCTGTTGATTTATATCGTACTTCAGGACACTGGGCACATTATCAAGAAGATATGTTCGTTCCAATGGAAATGGATAATGAAGAATTAGTATTACGTCCGATGTCTTGTCCTCACCATATGATGGTATATAAAACAAAATTACGTTCATACCGTGATTTACCAATTCGTTATGCAGAGCAAGTTATTCAACACCGTTTTGAAGCCTCAGGTGCTTTAACTGGTCTTGAGCGTGTACGTGCGATGACTTTAACAGATTCTCATCTTTTTGTTCGTCCAGATCAAATTAAAGAAGAGTTCTCTCGTTGTTTAGAATTAATTCACCGTGTGATTAAAGACTTCGGAGTTGAAATTAACTACTATCGTTTATCGCTTCGTGATCCAGAAAACAAAGAAAAATATTTCGATGATGATCAAATGTGGGAAAATGCAGAGTCAATGTTACGCGAGACATTAATCGAAAATAATATTCCATTCATTGAAGCTGAAGGAGAAGCGGCCTTCTATGGTCCTAAATTAGATATCCAAATCAAAACAGCTTTAGGACATGATATTACAATGTCAACTATTCAATTAGACTTCTTATTACCAGAACGTTTCGATTTAACTTATGTATCTGAAACTGGTGAAAAAGTACGTCCAGTTGTTATGCACCGTGGTTTAATCGGAACATATGAGCGTTTCATGGCTTATTTAATTGAAACTTACAAAGGAGCATTCCCACTATGGTTAGCTCCAACACAAGTAACAGTGATTCCAGTTAATAATCAATATCATTTAGAGTACGCAAAAGAAGTTGCTAAAGAATTACGTAAATACCGTGTTCGTTTAGAAATCGATGAGCGTGAAGAAAAAATGGGTTATAAAATCCGTGAATCACAAACTAAGAAAATCCCAATGTCTATTGTATTAGGGGATAAAGAAGTTGCTAATAATGAAGTCACATTCCGCCGTTTCGGTGAGCAAAAAACTCAGACTTTACCATTAAAAGAATTCGTTCATTTCTTAGTTGAAGAAATTGCAGAGCGTAAAAACTATAAACCTGAATAA